From a region of the Impatiens glandulifera chromosome 4, dImpGla2.1, whole genome shotgun sequence genome:
- the LOC124935570 gene encoding protein NRT1/ PTR FAMILY 2.11-like, with the protein MDQKKASIDDDHQLTPNYRGAKALPFIVGNEAFEKLGSTGIGANLQVYLVKVFNIKKIHAVYILNTYAATCDLATIPGAFLSDAYFGRYTVIAFASLSSLLGMFLLTLTSLKTFHPPHCEISQSTNCQNPNSKQLALLFTSFFLLTISAGGIRPCNLAFGVDQFNPKTESGKKGINSFFNWYYFTFTCAVMIALTIIVYIQTNKSWLIGFSIPTFLMFVSCIVFFAGKRIYVRVVPQGSPLTSIVQVIVCSVRKRGLKLYKEDDDEDDRRQPWSEIHDHFPMMDGSLKLPSTDQFKFLDKAAIITPDDEILPDGSASNPWRLSSIQQIEEVKCLIRILPIWISSIIFFLSLGNLNNYTTFQALQSNRNLTTRFKIPPGSYGVFSMLTLTIWIPIYDRIVIPNLKKITKEEQGITLLQRIGIGILIASITLIISGFVEKQRRGYAITKPIIVEDGNNVSSFSAHWFIIQMSLVGFAEAFGIIGLIEFNYKQFPEKMKSFSGAFMSLGFAFSNYLNNLLISMIHKVSAGGGDGGENWLAEDLNKGRLEYFYYLIGVIEILNFGYFLVCSKWYKYKRIEEDEDDNEEKKEQEMV; encoded by the exons aTGGATCAAAAGAAGGCTAGTATTGATGATGATCATCAACTTACACCCAACTACAGAGGAGCAAAAGCTCTTCCTTTCATAGTAG GAAATGAAGCATTTGAGAAATTAGGTTCAACTGGTATTGGAGCAAATTTACAAGTGTATCTTGTTAAAGTGTTTAATATCAAAAAAATACACGCcgtttatatattaaacactTATGCTGCCACTTGCGATTTAGCCACCATTCCCGGCGCTTTTCTTTCCGACGCTTATTTTGGCCGCTACACCGTCATTGCTTTTGCCTCCTTATCTTCTCTATTA GGAATGTTCTTACTAACATTAACATCACTCAAAACCTTCCATCCACCCCACTGTGAAATATCACAATCAACCAATTGTCAAAACCCTAATTCAAAACAACTCGCCTTACTCTTCACATCATTCTTCCTATTAACAATTTCCGCCGGCGGAATCCGACCATGCAACCTAGCTTTCGGTGTTGATCAATTCAACCCTAAAACCGAATCCGGGAAGAAAGGAATAAACAGTTTCTTCAATTGGTATTACTTTACATTTACATGTGCGGTAATGATTGCCTTAACGATCATCGTCTACATCCAGACAAATAAAAGTTGGCTTATTGGATTTTCAATTCCGACATTCCTCATGTTTGTTTCTTGCATTGTGTTTTTTGCTGGGAAGAGGATTTATGTTCGAGTTGTTCCTCAGGGAAGTCCTTTGACTAGTATTGTTCAAGTTATTGTTTGCTCTGTAAGAAAAAGAGGATTGAAGTTATataaagaagatgatgatgaagatgatcgTCGACAACCATGGTCGGAAATTCATGATCATTTTCCGATGATGGATGGAAGCTTGAAACTTCCTTCTACTGATCAATTCAA ATTTCTAGATAAGGCGGCGATAATTACCCCTGACGATGAAATCTTACCAGACGGCTCTGCATCAAATCCATGGCGATTATCAAGCATTCAACAAATAGAAGAAGTAAAATGCTTAATAAGAATTCTCCCAATTTGGATTTCAAGCATAATCTTCTTCCTATCATTAGGCAATTTAAACAATTACACAACTTTCCAAGCTTTACAAAGCAATCGAAATCTCACAACCAGATTCAAAATCCCACCTGGATCATACGGCGTATTCTCCATGTTAACCCTCACAATATGGATCCCAATCTACGACAGAATCGTAATCCCAAATCTCAAAAAGATCACAAAAGAAGAACAAGGAATTACCCTTCTTCAAAGAATCGGAATTGGGATCTTAATTGCTTCAATCACGTTGATCATTTCAGGTTTCGTGGAAAAACAGAGACGCGGTTATGCAATCACTAAACCGATTATCGTCGAGGATGGAAACAATGTATCGTCGTTTTCGGCTCATTGGTTTATAATTCAAATGTCTTTGGTTGGATTTGCGGAAGCTTTTGGTATAATTGGATTGATTGAATTTAACTATAAACAGTTTCCGGAGAAGATGAAGAGTTTTTCAGGAGCGTTTATGTCGTTGGGATTTGCGTTTtcgaattatttgaataatcttttgATTTCTATGATTCATAAGGTGTCTGCCGGCGGTGGCGACGGCGGGGAGAATTGGTTGGCGGAGGATCTTAATAAGGGGAGATtggaatatttttattatcttatcgGTGTTATTGAGATTTTGAATTTTGGGTATTTTCTGGTTTGTTCTAAATGGTACAAATACaaaaggattgaagaagatgaagatgataatgaagagaagaaagaacaAGAGATggtttaa
- the LOC124936214 gene encoding plasma membrane ATPase 3-like: MGEQEKPEVLEAVLKEAVDLENIPIEEVFENLRCSRDGLTSEAALQRLELFGYNKLEEKRESKFLKFLGFMWNPLSWVMEAAAIMAIALANGGGKPPDWQDFVGIITLLLINSTISFIEENNAGNAAAALMARLAPKAKVLRNNRWNEEDAAVLVPGDIISIKLGDIVPADSRLLEGDPLKIDQSALTGESLPVTKGPGDGVYSGSTCKQGELEAIVIATGVHTFFGKAAHLVDSTNQVGHFQKVLTAIGNFCICSIAVGMLVEIIVMYPIQDRDYRPGIDNLLVLLIGGIPIAMPTVLSVTMAIGAHRLAQQGAITKRMTAIEEMAGMDVLCSDKTGTLTLNKLTVDKNLIEVFVKGVDTENVVLMAARASRTENQDAIDGAIVGMLADPKEARAGIQEVHFLPFNPTDKRTALTYIDGEGKMHRVSKGAPEQILNLAHNKSEIERRVHTIIDKFAERGLRSLAVAYQEVPEGRKDSGGGPWQFVGLMPLFDPPRHDSAETIRRALNLGVNVKMITGDQLAIAKETGRRLGMGINMYPSSALLGQNKDESIASLPVDELIEKADGFAGVFPEHKYEIVKRLQASKHICGMTGDGVNDAPALKKADIGIAVDDATDAARSASDIVLTEPGLSVIISAVLTSRAIFQRMKNYTIYAVSITIRIVLGFMLLALIWKFDFPPFMVLIIAILNDGTIMTISKDRVKPSPLPDSWKLAEIFTTGVVLGSYLAMMTVIFFWAAYKTDFFPRIFGVPTLEKTAHDDYRKLASAVYLQVSTISQALIFVTRSRSWSFVERPGLLLVVAFAIAQLVATLIAVYANWEFTAIEGIGWGWAGVIWLYNIIFYIPLDILKFLIRYTLSGKAWDLVIERRIAFTRQKDFGKEQRELQWAHAQRTLHGLEVPDPKIFTDQGTFSELNHLAEEARRRAEIARLRELKTLKGHVESVVRLKGLDIETIQQSYTV, encoded by the exons ATGGGTGAACAAGAGAAGCCTGAAGTTCTTGAAGCTGTGTTGAAGGAAGCTGTAGATTTG GAAAATATACCCATTGAAGAGGTTTTTGAGAATCTGAGATGTAGCAGAGATGGTCTTACTTCTGAAGCAGCTCTACAGAGGCTTGAACTCTTTGGCTACAATAAACTTGAGGAGAAGAGG GAAAGTAAGTTCTTGAAGTTTCTGGGTTTTATGTGGAATCCTTTGTCATGGGTTATGGAAGCTGCAGCTATTATGGCTATTGCTTTAGCGAATGGAGGA gGAAAGCCACCTGATTGGCAAGATTTTGTGGGTATTATAACCTTGCTTTTGATTAACTCCACAATCAGTTTCATTGAGGAAAACAATGCCGGAAATGCTGCTGCTGCTCTTATGGCTCGTCTCGCACCGAAAGCCAAG GTTCTTCGAAATAATCGTTGGAACGAGGAAGATGCTGCAGTTTTAGTACCAGGGGACATAATCAGTATAAAGCTAGGTGATATAGTTCCTGCTGATTCCCGTCTTCTTGAAGGAGATCCCTTGAAAATTGATCAG TCTGCTTTAACTGGGGAGTCTTTGCCTGTAACTAAAGGCCCCGGAGATGGTGTTTACTCCGGTTCGACATGCAAACAGGGAGAACTCGAAGCTATTGTAATTGCAACCGGAGTTCATACTTTCTTTGGAAAGGCTGCTCATCTTGTGGATTCTACTAATCAAGTTGGCCATTTTCAAAAG GTCTTAACTGCAATTGGGAACTTCTGTATTTGTTCTATCGCGGTTGGGATGTTAGTAGAGATAATCGTGATGTACCCAATTCAAGACAGGGATTATCGGCCTGGAATTGACAATCTTCTCGTTTTGCTTATTGGTGGAATCCCAATTGCTATGCCAACTGTTCTATCAGTTACAATGGCCATTGGTGCTCATCGTTTAGCTCAACAG GGAGCTATTACGAAAAGGATGACTGCAATAGAAGAAATGGCAGGAATGGATGTGCTTTGTAGCGACAAGACGGGTACTTTGACACTGAATAAGCTAACCGTCGACAAGAATCTTATTGAG GTTTTTGTGAAGGGAGTAGATACTGAAAATGTAGTATTGATGGCTGCTCGAGCTTCACGTACAGAGAACCAGGATGCGATCGATGGTGCCATTGTTGGAATGCTGGCTGATCCCAAAGAG GCCAGGGCTGGTATTCAAGAGGTTCATTTCCTTCCATTCAATCCTACTGATAAGAGAACTGCGCTGACTTATATCGATGGTGAAGGTAAAATGCATAGGGTCAGCAAAGGTGCACCCGAACAG ATTTTAAATCTTGCCCATAATAAGTCGGAAATAGAGCGAAGAGTCCATACTATTATCGATAAATTTGCTGAACGAGGTTTGCGATCACTTGCTGTTGCTTATCag GAAGTTCCAGAGGGAAGGAAAGATAGCGGAGGAGGGCCATGGCAGTTTGTTGGTTTGATGCCACTGTTTGACCCGCCTAGACATGACAGTGCAGAAACCATAAGACGGGCTTTGAATCTTGGAGTAAATGTGAAAATGATAACAG GTGATCAACTTGCCATTGCGAAGGAAACAGGGCGTCGTTTGGGAATGGGAATCAACATGTATCCTTCATCTGCTTTGCTTGGCCAAAATAAGGATGAATCGATAGCTTCTTTACCGGTTGATGAACTTATAGAAAAAGCGGATGGATTTGCTGGTGTCTTTCCTG AGCATAAATATGAGATAGTGAAGCGATTGCAAGCGAGTAAACATATATGTGGAATGACGGGTGATGGTGTAAATGATGCTCCTGCTCTTAAGAAGGCTGATATTGGTATTGCGGTTGATGATGCAACAGATGCAGCTCGAAGTGCTTCTGATATTGTTCTAACTGAACCGGGTCTTAGTGTCATCATTAGTGCTGTTCTCACCAGTCGAGCGATTTTTCAAAGGATGAAGAACTACACC ATATATGCTGTTTCGATCACTATCCGTATTGTG CTTGGCTTCATGCTGCTGGCACTGATATGGAAGTTCGACTTTCCGCCTTTTATGGTTCTTATTATCGCGATCCTTAATGACG GTACCATTATGACAATCTCGAAGGATAGGGTGAAACCGTCTCCACTTCCCGATAGTTGGAAATTGGCTGAGATCTTCACTACCGGCGTTGTTCTTGGTAGCTATTTGGCAATGATGACGGTTATCTTCTTTTGGGCAGCTTACAAAACAGATTTTTTCCCG CGGATATTTGGGGTGCCTACGCTCGAAAAAACTGCTCACGACGATTACCGAAAGTTAGCTTCGGCGGTGTATCTTCAAGTGAGCACGATTAGTCAAGCGCTCATATTTGTCACACGGTCTAGAAGCTGGTCGTTTGTTGAACGACCCGGTTTATTACTTGTGGTTGCTTTTGCGATCGCTCAATTGGTGGCGACTTTAATCGCGGTTTATGCCAATTGGGAGTTTACTGCTATAGAAGGAATCGGATGGGGTTGGGCTGGTGTTATTTGGCTTTATAACATCATTTTCTATATTCCACTTGATATTCTTAAGTTCTTGATCCGTTACACTCTTAGTGGAAAGGCTTGGGATCTTGTTATTGAAAGAAGG ATTGCATTCACTAGACAAAAGGATTTCGGAAAGGAACAGCGAGAGCTTCAATGGGCTCACGCCCAACGAACCCTTCATGGGCTCGAAGTGCCCGACCCTAAAATCTTCACTGATCAAGGAACTTTCTCCGAGCTTAACCATTTGGCTGAAGAAGCTAGGAGGAGAGCTGAAATCGCGag ATTGAGGGAACTAAAAACTCTAAAGGGTCATGTGGAATCTGTGGTGAGATTGAAGGGTCTCGACATCGAGACGATCCAACAGTCATACACAGTTTGA